The Halobacterium sp. CBA1132 genome has a segment encoding these proteins:
- a CDS encoding DMT family transporter, giving the protein MKTGRYLNAGLFVLLAVLWGFSFVAIKTGLGELPPVFFAAVRFDVAVPFLLVFVAWRYDTWLPQNRADYAGVVVGAAALIAGNNGFLFLGQQAITPAAASVMYGLNPILAPALAFVLLDQRLDAVGLVGIAVGLLGVAIIVQPSPETLTSGSTVGQLLVLAAAMSVALGSVLLQRVDATLDSIPLTAWAMALGALLLHVVSVAIGESAAGATVTMPVVYAVLVLGVLSTAVAYPIFFTLIRKIGPVRTNLVAYAVPIFAAITSWLLFGESVTQSTAVGFLVVVAGVALLERQVVREELGRVYQRVSPTA; this is encoded by the coding sequence ATGAAGACCGGGCGCTACCTGAACGCGGGACTGTTCGTCCTGCTCGCGGTGCTGTGGGGGTTCTCGTTCGTCGCCATCAAGACCGGACTCGGCGAGCTACCGCCGGTGTTCTTCGCGGCGGTTCGGTTCGATGTCGCCGTCCCGTTCCTGCTGGTGTTCGTCGCGTGGCGCTACGACACGTGGCTGCCCCAGAACCGCGCGGACTACGCCGGCGTCGTGGTCGGCGCGGCCGCGCTCATCGCGGGGAACAACGGCTTCCTCTTCCTCGGGCAGCAGGCGATAACGCCGGCCGCCGCGTCCGTGATGTACGGCCTGAACCCGATTCTCGCGCCCGCGCTCGCGTTCGTGCTGCTCGACCAGCGCCTCGACGCGGTCGGCCTCGTCGGCATCGCCGTCGGACTACTCGGCGTCGCCATCATCGTCCAGCCGTCCCCCGAGACGCTCACGTCCGGGTCGACGGTAGGCCAACTGCTCGTACTCGCTGCGGCGATGTCGGTGGCGCTCGGCAGCGTCCTTCTGCAGCGCGTGGACGCCACCCTCGACAGCATTCCGCTGACTGCGTGGGCGATGGCGCTCGGCGCCCTGCTCCTCCACGTGGTGAGCGTCGCCATCGGCGAATCGGCAGCCGGCGCCACCGTCACGATGCCCGTCGTCTACGCGGTGCTGGTCTTGGGTGTGCTCTCGACGGCCGTCGCGTACCCCATCTTCTTCACGCTCATCCGGAAAATCGGCCCCGTCCGCACGAACCTCGTGGCGTACGCCGTCCCCATCTTCGCCGCCATCACGTCGTGGCTGCTGTTCGGCGAGAGCGTCACGCAATCGACGGCAGTCGGCTTCCTCGTCGTCGTCGCGGGCGTCGCGCTCCTCGAACGACAGGTCGTCCGGGAGGAACTCGGCCGCGTCTACCAGCGAGTCAGCCCGACGGCGTAG
- the radB gene encoding DNA repair and recombination protein RadB, producing MSDDTHISTGCAVLDDLLGGGVERGTVTQVYGPPGAGKTNVALSTAVEVAADGGTAVYIDTEGLSVERFEQVLSARADDPEDASSRIVISDAHDFEEQAEAVRDAADFAERADLVVLDSATGFYRLERDDNDGGDALRRVADQITHLLSLARKHDLAVVVTNQVFTDVESGSDRVRPLGGHTLNHWTGVVMRVDRFRGGNRRATLEKHRSKPEGEHARFKITDTGIEGADGDDY from the coding sequence GTGAGCGACGACACCCACATCTCGACTGGCTGTGCCGTCCTCGACGACCTGCTCGGCGGGGGCGTCGAACGCGGCACGGTCACGCAGGTCTACGGGCCGCCGGGCGCCGGCAAGACGAACGTCGCGCTCTCGACGGCCGTGGAGGTCGCCGCCGACGGCGGGACCGCGGTCTACATCGACACCGAGGGGCTGTCCGTGGAGCGCTTCGAGCAGGTGCTGTCCGCGCGCGCCGACGACCCGGAGGACGCCTCCAGTCGCATCGTCATCTCCGACGCCCACGACTTCGAGGAGCAGGCCGAGGCCGTCCGCGACGCCGCGGACTTCGCGGAGCGCGCGGACCTCGTCGTCCTCGACTCCGCCACGGGCTTCTACCGGCTCGAACGCGACGACAACGACGGCGGCGACGCCCTCCGCCGGGTCGCCGACCAAATCACGCATCTCCTCTCGCTGGCGCGCAAACACGACCTCGCTGTCGTCGTCACCAACCAAGTGTTCACGGACGTCGAAAGCGGCAGCGACCGCGTCCGCCCGCTCGGCGGCCACACGCTCAACCACTGGACGGGCGTCGTGATGCGCGTCGACCGCTTCCGCGGCGGCAACCGCCGCGCCACCCTCGAAAAACACCGTTCGAAGCCCGAGGGCGAACACGCTCGCTTCAAAATCACCGACACGGGTATCGAGGGCGCCGACGGCGACGACTACTGA
- a CDS encoding 30S ribosomal protein S8e, with protein MQYQGRSKRSKTGARLRPQSKKKKSKTGRSPTETTVGEQRFRTVDARGNNEKVRALSTNVANVATDDGAVRATIEDVAENGANPNYARRNIITKGAIIETDAGRARVTSRPGQDGQVNAVLVE; from the coding sequence ATGCAATATCAAGGCCGCTCCAAGCGCTCGAAGACCGGCGCGCGACTCCGTCCCCAGAGCAAGAAGAAGAAGTCCAAGACCGGCCGCTCGCCCACGGAGACGACCGTCGGCGAACAGCGCTTCCGCACCGTCGACGCGCGCGGCAACAACGAGAAGGTCCGCGCGCTCTCCACGAACGTCGCCAACGTCGCCACCGACGACGGCGCCGTCCGCGCCACCATCGAGGACGTCGCCGAGAACGGCGCGAACCCGAACTACGCCCGCCGAAACATCATCACGAAGGGCGCCATCATCGAGACGGACGCCGGCCGCGCCCGCGTCACCTCCCGCCCCGGTCAGGACGGGCAGGTCAACGCCGTCCTCGTCGAATAA
- a CDS encoding CBS domain-containing protein: protein MDISDIATNDYIEVESEQRLGKARSIFEEENPKGIIVTEAGQYEGVLTERQLLGSHIEDDTRIGALTISAPKVDRTEDVRDTARMLVEGGTKIAPVFEAGELWGVVTEDAILEAVIDSLDALTVGQIFSENVITVTEDDNMGVVINRLRKHGISRLPVLDEDGSLTGVVTVHDVVDFVVRDISKTTRGDRSGEVERMLDLPVYDVMTSPVETVTVDDSVQDAVQTMLDNDFSGLVVTPADDDRVVGGVVTKTDVLRALSYTEEEHMDVQITNIELLDALSREEVQERIEDVANKYSEMNVHHAHVRLHKHKEKLRGTPLIQTQIRLRTNKGQMAGSGEGYGADNSFHMALDTLERNVLEQKGVERDEEYKGQLLRKLNEL, encoded by the coding sequence ATGGATATCTCTGACATCGCGACCAACGACTACATCGAGGTCGAATCTGAACAACGACTGGGGAAGGCTCGTTCTATCTTCGAGGAGGAGAACCCGAAAGGCATCATCGTCACCGAAGCCGGCCAGTACGAGGGCGTCCTCACGGAACGCCAACTGCTCGGCTCGCACATCGAAGACGACACGCGCATCGGCGCGCTCACGATTTCCGCACCGAAAGTAGACCGCACCGAGGACGTCCGCGACACCGCCCGCATGCTCGTCGAGGGCGGGACGAAAATCGCGCCCGTCTTCGAAGCCGGCGAACTCTGGGGCGTCGTCACCGAGGACGCCATCCTCGAAGCTGTCATCGACAGCCTCGACGCGCTCACCGTCGGCCAGATCTTCAGCGAGAACGTCATCACCGTCACCGAGGATGACAACATGGGCGTCGTCATCAACCGCCTCCGCAAGCACGGCATCTCGCGGCTGCCCGTCCTCGACGAGGACGGCTCCCTCACGGGCGTCGTCACCGTCCACGACGTCGTCGACTTCGTCGTGCGCGACATCTCGAAGACGACGCGGGGCGACCGCAGCGGCGAGGTCGAACGCATGCTCGACCTCCCGGTGTACGACGTGATGACCAGCCCCGTCGAGACGGTGACCGTCGACGACTCCGTGCAGGACGCCGTCCAGACGATGCTGGACAACGACTTCTCGGGGCTCGTCGTCACGCCCGCCGACGACGACCGCGTCGTGGGCGGCGTCGTCACCAAGACGGACGTGCTGCGCGCGCTCTCCTACACCGAGGAGGAGCACATGGACGTCCAGATTACGAACATCGAACTGCTGGACGCGCTCTCCCGCGAAGAAGTCCAAGAGCGCATCGAGGACGTCGCGAACAAGTACAGCGAGATGAACGTCCACCACGCGCACGTCCGCCTCCACAAGCACAAGGAGAAGCTCCGCGGCACCCCGCTCATCCAGACCCAGATTCGACTCCGCACCAACAAGGGCCAGATGGCCGGCAGCGGCGAGGGCTACGGCGCCGACAACTCCTTCCACATGGCGCTGGACACCCTCGAACGCAACGTCCTCGAACAGAAGGGCGTCGAACGCGACGAGGAGTACAAGGGCCAGCTCCTCCGGAAACTGAACGAACTGTGA
- a CDS encoding lycopene cyclase domain-containing protein, with amino-acid sequence MVLVLAPVTWPVLPVGVPDIGAIFGPYTYFASEVAFGALAFALLYRADALRRAGVTVAVLYPIAYVWDWYTLTIGVFAIQLRTGVDFLGIPAEEHVFMVVVPALVVAFHETIHGQD; translated from the coding sequence ATGGTTTTGGTGCTGGCGCCCGTAACGTGGCCCGTGTTACCTGTGGGCGTCCCAGACATCGGCGCAATCTTCGGCCCGTACACGTACTTCGCGTCGGAGGTGGCGTTCGGCGCGCTCGCGTTCGCACTCCTCTACCGCGCGGACGCGCTCCGCCGGGCCGGCGTCACCGTCGCCGTGCTCTACCCCATCGCGTACGTCTGGGACTGGTACACGCTCACTATCGGCGTGTTCGCCATCCAACTCCGGACCGGCGTCGACTTCCTCGGCATCCCTGCGGAGGAACACGTCTTCATGGTCGTCGTGCCCGCGCTCGTCGTCGCGTTCCACGAGACCATCCACGGACAGGACTGA
- a CDS encoding DUF2240 family protein: MSLRVAVAAPFKQKGKRRIPEQAFVVALSLDRDWMSPDQAKRLLDVATGEGLVEREDGELAASFDPEDVEIPDDFAPDASLFQERSAFERALDAVVDAGHDRQETVAAVNQLQQELGVTADAAAVVYARRRGVDVDGAAAKARSELEG, translated from the coding sequence ATGAGTCTCCGGGTCGCGGTCGCCGCGCCGTTCAAACAGAAGGGCAAGCGCAGGATACCTGAACAGGCCTTCGTGGTGGCGCTGTCGCTGGACCGCGACTGGATGAGCCCGGACCAAGCCAAGCGCCTGCTGGACGTCGCGACCGGCGAGGGACTCGTCGAGCGCGAGGACGGCGAACTCGCGGCGTCGTTCGACCCCGAGGACGTCGAGATTCCCGACGACTTCGCGCCGGACGCGTCGCTGTTCCAGGAGCGGTCGGCGTTCGAGCGCGCGCTCGACGCCGTCGTCGACGCGGGCCACGACCGACAGGAGACGGTCGCCGCGGTGAATCAACTCCAGCAGGAGCTGGGCGTGACGGCGGACGCGGCAGCGGTCGTGTACGCGCGCCGGCGGGGCGTCGACGTGGACGGCGCGGCGGCGAAAGCACGCAGCGAACTGGAGGGCTGA
- a CDS encoding Vms1/Ankzf1 family peptidyl-tRNA hydrolase, with protein MLDRLLGRAKLKERIEELEDERQSLAAQLEAESERRSEAVRDRQDAEQRVNELEDRVTELEDRVRRHGDEDAGPEFRGRRDLRGERRERVVSLLESVESTEEGVLTAYVPDDPPEAVREVFGDRAPLVERAAPCLVVRDREGLLSAALRPPNPPEAFVARDSTVQVEREWVAPTGRYALAVVRADLFALGVYQAEPGARANPERVHFEGFESDVKGKHSKGGFSQDRFERRREGQISEHLQKCQRALEGVEAERVFVVGEGTLLDEFDTDATAAVDATGKPEAALDDAHDTFWTVPLSLL; from the coding sequence ATGCTGGACAGACTCCTCGGGCGCGCGAAACTCAAAGAGCGCATCGAGGAACTGGAGGACGAACGGCAGTCGCTGGCGGCGCAACTCGAGGCCGAGAGCGAGCGCCGGAGCGAGGCCGTCCGCGACAGACAGGACGCCGAGCAGCGCGTCAACGAACTCGAAGACAGAGTCACGGAGTTGGAAGACCGCGTGCGGCGGCACGGCGACGAGGACGCGGGCCCCGAGTTCAGGGGGCGGCGTGACCTCCGCGGCGAGCGCCGGGAGCGCGTCGTCTCGCTGCTCGAAAGCGTCGAGAGCACGGAGGAGGGCGTGCTCACGGCCTACGTTCCCGACGACCCGCCCGAGGCGGTGCGGGAGGTGTTCGGCGACCGCGCGCCGCTCGTCGAGCGCGCCGCGCCCTGTCTGGTCGTCCGCGACCGCGAGGGGTTGCTCTCCGCGGCGCTGCGCCCGCCGAACCCCCCGGAGGCGTTCGTGGCGCGGGATTCGACGGTGCAGGTCGAACGCGAGTGGGTCGCGCCGACTGGGCGGTACGCGCTCGCCGTCGTGCGCGCGGACCTGTTCGCGCTCGGCGTGTATCAGGCGGAGCCGGGGGCGCGCGCGAACCCCGAGCGCGTCCACTTCGAGGGGTTCGAAAGCGACGTCAAGGGCAAACACTCGAAGGGCGGGTTCTCGCAGGACCGCTTCGAGCGCCGCCGCGAGGGGCAGATTAGCGAACACCTCCAGAAGTGCCAGCGTGCGCTCGAGGGCGTCGAGGCCGAGCGCGTGTTCGTCGTCGGCGAGGGGACGCTGCTGGACGAGTTCGACACCGACGCCACCGCCGCCGTCGACGCCACCGGGAAGCCCGAGGCCGCGCTCGACGACGCCCACGACACGTTCTGGACGGTGCCGCTGTCGCTGCTGTGA
- a CDS encoding DUF1611 domain-containing protein: protein MKVALLAHEQFPGRAKTAVGVLRYADYDVVAVLDRDNDGTRVSDHVPDVQDAPVVASMSDVPDDVDALVVGISPIGGAFDESWRPDVRNALERGCDVYSGLHYFLAEDEEFADLAAEHGCELWDVRKPPEDLGVADGVADSVDATVVATVGTDCSVGKMTATRELYETAREEGMDAAFVATGQTGILIEGEGIPVDRVVSDFAAGAVERMVLEAGADHDYVFVEGQASIVHPAYSGVTASIVHGAMPDHLVLCHEVGRDSVHGYDQQLPPVASFVQRYEAFAEPVAEADVVGGMLNTRSVDSDEDAREAVADFADAVGVPADDPVRFDSESVVEVIR from the coding sequence ATGAAAGTCGCACTCCTCGCACACGAGCAGTTCCCCGGCCGCGCGAAGACCGCAGTGGGTGTCCTACGGTACGCCGACTACGACGTGGTCGCCGTCCTCGACCGGGACAACGACGGAACCCGGGTCTCGGACCACGTGCCGGACGTGCAGGACGCGCCCGTAGTCGCGTCGATGAGCGACGTGCCCGACGACGTGGACGCGCTCGTCGTCGGCATCTCGCCCATCGGCGGGGCGTTCGACGAGTCGTGGCGACCGGACGTGCGCAACGCGCTCGAACGCGGCTGTGACGTCTACTCGGGCCTCCACTACTTCCTCGCTGAGGACGAGGAGTTCGCCGACCTCGCCGCCGAACACGGCTGCGAACTCTGGGACGTGCGCAAGCCCCCCGAGGACCTCGGCGTCGCGGACGGCGTCGCGGACAGCGTCGACGCCACCGTCGTCGCGACCGTCGGCACGGACTGCTCGGTCGGGAAGATGACCGCCACCCGCGAACTCTACGAGACCGCCCGCGAGGAGGGGATGGACGCGGCGTTCGTCGCGACCGGGCAGACCGGCATCCTCATCGAGGGCGAGGGCATCCCGGTCGACCGCGTCGTCTCTGACTTCGCCGCTGGCGCCGTCGAGCGCATGGTGCTCGAAGCCGGCGCGGACCACGATTACGTGTTCGTGGAGGGGCAGGCGAGCATCGTCCACCCCGCGTACTCGGGCGTCACCGCGAGCATCGTCCACGGCGCGATGCCCGACCACCTCGTGCTCTGCCACGAAGTCGGCCGCGATTCCGTCCACGGCTACGACCAGCAACTCCCGCCGGTCGCGTCGTTCGTGCAGCGCTACGAGGCGTTCGCCGAACCCGTCGCCGAGGCGGACGTCGTCGGCGGGATGTTGAACACGCGCAGCGTCGACAGCGACGAGGACGCCCGCGAGGCGGTCGCGGACTTCGCGGACGCCGTGGGCGTGCCCGCCGACGACCCCGTGCGGTTCGACTCCGAGTCGGTCGTCGAGGTGATTCGATGA
- a CDS encoding RNA-guided endonuclease TnpB family protein produces the protein MYYAYKYRLKPSNAHREELDRHRDICRQLYNHTLYRLNEYQDEHGELPSMTTLRSELPDLKTWWDGLSDVYSKVLQTVVERLFDNLKGLSKLKKNGYGVGQLKWKPPREFRSFTYSQSGFKLDKKGGQTVLSLSKLADIPIRLHRAIPDDATVKQVTVKKEPTGEWFATFGVQKPSMTVSAAHQKPKASEDVEMDREPPEPPENPERCVGIDVGILTYAHDTDGTAVGSLDLSAERERLEREQRSLSRKEHGSNNYEKQRRRVAECHADLRRKRRDFLHKLSNYYAREYDLVAVEDLNVKEMMESPSNSRNTASAAWRTFLSFLEYKCEREGTHFVAVNPSGTTKECASCGVSTDKPLWVREHSCPACGFEADRDANAAWNILSRGLEDVGVGHSESTPVETALPVDTSVSAKRVVEAGSPPLKERTTSAVSE, from the coding sequence ATGTACTACGCCTACAAGTACCGTCTCAAGCCGTCCAATGCCCACCGCGAGGAGTTGGACCGCCACCGCGATATTTGTCGGCAACTGTACAACCACACGCTCTACCGCCTCAACGAGTACCAAGACGAACACGGCGAACTGCCGTCGATGACCACCCTGCGGTCGGAGCTACCCGACCTCAAGACGTGGTGGGACGGCCTCTCGGACGTGTACTCGAAGGTTCTCCAAACCGTCGTGGAACGCCTCTTCGACAATCTCAAAGGACTCTCCAAACTCAAGAAGAACGGCTACGGCGTCGGTCAACTCAAGTGGAAGCCGCCACGGGAGTTCCGCAGTTTCACGTACAGTCAGTCTGGCTTCAAGCTCGACAAGAAGGGCGGTCAGACTGTCCTGTCACTCTCGAAACTCGCGGACATACCGATACGGCTCCATCGCGCCATCCCCGACGACGCCACCGTGAAACAGGTCACGGTCAAGAAGGAACCGACGGGCGAGTGGTTCGCCACGTTCGGCGTTCAGAAACCGTCGATGACGGTTTCTGCAGCCCATCAGAAGCCGAAGGCTTCTGAGGACGTCGAAATGGACCGTGAACCGCCCGAACCGCCTGAGAATCCCGAGCGGTGCGTCGGCATTGACGTGGGGATACTCACGTACGCCCACGATACCGACGGGACCGCCGTCGGGTCGCTCGACCTCTCCGCCGAACGGGAACGACTGGAACGCGAACAGCGGTCTCTCTCACGGAAAGAACACGGGTCAAACAACTACGAGAAGCAACGGCGGCGGGTCGCGGAGTGTCACGCCGACCTCCGACGGAAGCGCCGCGACTTCTTGCACAAACTCTCGAACTACTACGCTCGGGAGTACGACCTCGTAGCGGTCGAAGACCTGAACGTGAAGGAGATGATGGAGTCGCCGTCGAACAGTCGCAACACGGCGTCTGCCGCGTGGCGGACGTTCCTCTCGTTCCTCGAATACAAGTGCGAACGGGAAGGAACGCACTTCGTCGCGGTCAACCCGAGCGGGACGACCAAAGAGTGCGCGTCGTGTGGCGTTTCGACCGACAAGCCGTTGTGGGTCCGTGAACACTCCTGTCCTGCCTGCGGGTTTGAGGCGGACAGGGACGCGAACGCGGCGTGGAACATCCTTTCTCGCGGCCTCGAAGACGTAGGAGTGGGACACTCCGAATCAACGCCTGTGGAGACTGCGCTCCCTGTGGATACATCCGTATCTGCAAAGCGCGTCGTGGAAGCAGGAAGCCCTCCCCTCAAGGAGCGAACGACGTCAGCCGTGAGCGAGTAG
- a CDS encoding CDC48 family AAA ATPase → MNEVQLEVAKAYPNDSGRGIARLDPDTLLHLKLSPGDIIEIEGAETTAAKVWRADRQDWNTDTIRIDGFTRQNADVGIGERVKIRKADAQKADRLVLAPPEDASVQFGSDAAGMVKRQILKRPVVSRDIVPVMSSTNHPFMRSPGQAIPLIAVETEPEGVCLITEDTDVELREEPISGFERTGGGITYEDIGGLESEIQRVREMVELPMKHPQIFQKLGIEPPQGVLLHGPPGTGKTLLAKAVANETSASFFSIAGPEIISKYYGESEQQLREIFEDAKDDSPSIIFIDELDSIAPKREDVTGEVERRVVAQLLTMMDGLEGRGQVIVIAATNRVDAVDPALRRPGRFDREIEIGVPDEVGREEILKIHTRGMPLSDDVNLSSLADDTHGFVGADIESLTKEAAMRALRRYLPEIDLDEEDIPPSLIDRMIVKRDDFKGALNEVEPSAMREVLVELPKLSWDDVGGLDDAKNDIKEAVEWPLNQPEKFTRMGIDPPAGVLLYGPPGTGKTLMAKAVANETNANFISVRGPQLLSKWVGESEKAIRQTFRKARQVSPTVIFFDELDSLAPGRGQEVGNNVSERVVNQLLTELDGLEEMEEVMVIAATNRPDIIDPALIRSGRFDRLVQVGQPDVEGREQILKIHTQDIPLAPDVSLRELAEVTDGYVGSDLANITREAAIEALREDEDAEEVEMRHFRRGMEDVRPTVTEDLMDYYDRVEEQFKGSQNPETRREQGGHIGFQ, encoded by the coding sequence ATGAACGAAGTCCAACTTGAGGTGGCGAAAGCCTACCCGAACGACTCGGGCAGGGGCATCGCTCGCCTCGACCCCGACACGCTCCTGCATCTGAAGCTCAGCCCGGGAGACATCATCGAAATCGAGGGTGCCGAGACGACCGCCGCGAAGGTCTGGCGCGCCGACCGGCAGGACTGGAACACCGACACCATCCGCATCGACGGGTTCACCCGGCAGAACGCCGACGTCGGCATCGGCGAACGCGTCAAGATTCGGAAGGCCGACGCCCAGAAGGCCGACCGGCTCGTGCTCGCGCCGCCGGAGGACGCCAGCGTCCAGTTCGGCAGCGACGCCGCCGGCATGGTCAAACGACAGATTCTCAAGCGCCCCGTTGTCTCGCGGGACATCGTGCCCGTGATGAGCAGCACGAACCACCCGTTCATGCGCTCGCCGGGGCAGGCCATCCCGCTCATCGCCGTCGAGACCGAACCGGAGGGCGTCTGTCTCATCACGGAGGACACGGACGTCGAACTCCGCGAGGAGCCGATCAGCGGCTTCGAGCGCACGGGCGGCGGCATCACCTACGAGGACATCGGCGGCCTCGAGAGCGAGATTCAGCGCGTCCGGGAGATGGTCGAACTCCCGATGAAACACCCCCAAATCTTCCAGAAGCTCGGCATCGAACCGCCGCAGGGGGTGTTGCTGCACGGCCCGCCGGGCACCGGGAAGACGCTGCTGGCGAAAGCCGTCGCTAACGAGACGTCGGCGAGTTTCTTCTCCATTGCCGGCCCCGAGATTATCTCCAAGTACTACGGCGAGTCCGAACAGCAGTTACGCGAAATCTTCGAGGACGCCAAAGACGACTCCCCCTCGATCATCTTCATCGACGAGTTGGACTCTATCGCGCCCAAGCGCGAGGACGTCACGGGCGAGGTCGAGCGCCGCGTCGTCGCCCAGCTGCTGACGATGATGGACGGCCTCGAAGGCCGCGGCCAAGTCATCGTCATCGCGGCGACGAACCGCGTCGACGCCGTCGACCCGGCGCTCCGTCGCCCCGGTCGCTTCGACCGCGAGATCGAAATCGGCGTCCCCGACGAGGTGGGCCGCGAGGAGATTCTGAAGATTCACACCCGCGGCATGCCGCTGAGCGACGACGTGAACCTCTCGTCGCTGGCCGACGACACCCACGGCTTCGTCGGCGCCGACATCGAGAGCCTCACGAAGGAAGCCGCGATGCGCGCGCTCCGGCGCTACCTCCCCGAAATCGACCTCGACGAGGAGGACATCCCGCCGAGCCTCATCGACCGGATGATTGTCAAGCGCGACGACTTCAAGGGCGCGCTCAACGAGGTCGAACCCTCCGCGATGCGGGAAGTCCTCGTCGAACTCCCCAAACTGTCGTGGGACGACGTCGGCGGTCTCGACGACGCGAAAAACGACATCAAGGAGGCCGTCGAGTGGCCGCTCAATCAGCCCGAGAAGTTCACCCGCATGGGCATCGACCCGCCCGCGGGCGTGCTGCTGTACGGGCCGCCGGGCACCGGGAAGACGCTGATGGCGAAAGCGGTCGCCAACGAGACCAACGCCAACTTCATCAGCGTCCGCGGCCCGCAGCTGCTCTCGAAGTGGGTGGGTGAATCCGAGAAGGCCATCCGGCAGACGTTCCGGAAAGCCCGGCAAGTCTCCCCGACGGTCATCTTCTTCGACGAACTCGACAGCCTCGCGCCCGGCCGCGGGCAAGAAGTCGGGAACAACGTCTCCGAGCGCGTCGTCAACCAGCTCCTCACGGAGCTGGACGGCCTCGAAGAGATGGAGGAAGTGATGGTCATCGCGGCGACGAACCGCCCCGACATCATCGACCCGGCGCTCATCCGCTCGGGGCGCTTCGACCGCCTCGTCCAGGTCGGCCAGCCCGACGTCGAGGGCCGCGAGCAGATTCTGAAGATTCACACCCAGGACATCCCGCTCGCGCCCGACGTCAGCCTCCGCGAACTCGCGGAAGTGACCGACGGCTACGTCGGCAGCGACCTCGCGAACATCACCCGCGAAGCCGCCATCGAAGCGCTCCGCGAGGACGAGGACGCCGAAGAAGTCGAGATGCGCCACTTCCGCCGCGGCATGGAGGACGTCCGCCCCACCGTCACGGAAGACCTCATGGACTACTACGACCGCGTCGAAGAACAGTTCAAAGGCAGTCAGAACCCCGAAACCCGCCGCGAGCAGGGCGGCCACATCGGGTTCCAATAG
- the tnpA gene encoding IS200/IS605 family transposase produces the protein MEYGLDSGAHSTYSLHYHLILTTKYRRGVLTEERTQFIRGVISGFTDNYGVELTNLDGEDDHVHILFRAKPTTDLVKFINTVKGATARRIRNEYADELKTELWGDSFWNDSYCLISTGQVSLDVLKQYVEDQRE, from the coding sequence ATGGAGTACGGCCTCGATTCGGGAGCGCATTCGACGTATTCCCTGCACTACCACCTGATACTCACCACGAAGTATCGGCGCGGAGTGCTCACCGAGGAGCGAACCCAATTCATTCGCGGGGTCATCAGCGGGTTCACGGACAACTACGGCGTCGAACTGACGAACCTCGACGGCGAGGACGACCACGTCCACATCCTGTTCCGAGCGAAACCCACCACGGACCTCGTGAAGTTCATCAACACGGTCAAGGGCGCGACCGCCCGCCGTATCCGCAACGAGTACGCGGACGAACTGAAGACCGAACTGTGGGGAGACTCGTTCTGGAACGACTCGTACTGCCTCATCTCGACCGGGCAGGTGTCGCTGGATGTGCTGAAACAGTACGTAGAGGACCAACGCGAGTAG